From the Musa acuminata AAA Group cultivar baxijiao chromosome BXJ3-1, Cavendish_Baxijiao_AAA, whole genome shotgun sequence genome, the window ATCATAGAAGCTCAAGGTCAAAAGATAGACAATTTACATCTATCATATCAAACATGTTATCCTTAATAGTATGAGTAAATTTGGTGGCCATGACTGTCAGTGGTGAAAGTGCAACAGTCAAGAACATAAATACATGCCAGGATTGTTCATATTTAGTTGCTGAAATCTTACTGTAATTGGTTTAGCAGGGAATAAATGACTGACTCCAGAATGTCAATGTACACTGAAAAGTGGTTATATCTTTTCAGAAAATTTTATCGGAAAAGATCAAGAAAAGTAAATAATTTGGTTATGGAACGACACTGCTAGTCGAGCATACTTAATAGTCATCGTCACTAGATAATACAATTGGTAGGGATGCCTTCCCCTGAAATGCTACAATCCTATGCTTGTCGCCGCTGGAGTGTCAAAAgctgaattattattttttcgaGTAATAAGTGCAATAAGTCTAATTCATTTCTAACAAGAATGATGCAGCAATATTATTATCATCCTTGCCAACCTACTATTCTCATGCATCACCACAGAATCCAAGACAGCACATCCACACTGTCGAGACCTCCAACAGGACTAAAGTTCCTCTATATCTACCTCATCATTCCTCAAGCAAGTTACATGCTCAAGGTCTTCACACTTTTACCTATCTCCTATCTTTTTCAGGGAATTTCAACTCTGCAGAGCTTATAGACCTCACATGTCTTCCATGGAGTGCAGTGCTTGCAATCTGACTCTGAGATGGTCCATGCTTGTGGAAGAATCCTTATCCAGGACCAACAACGCATTTCAGTAAAGAAGAACTCAAGAGTTCGCCCAAACACTTCAAACAACCATGGGTTCCTTAGAGAATGAGCCTCCATCTGCAGCAGATCATGGCTTCAAAGGATCAACTCGGCCTGAGACGTTTCTGCTGGTGCTGAATGCTCCTCAACCCCCATCTCTGTGGCAAGAGCTCTCAGGATCAGTAAGAGGTGCAATCTTTCCTCGAGGAAACCAGCCTTCTTCACTGACCAAATGGGCAATCTCAGTGCTCCATGGCCTGTTTCCAGTGCTTCACTGGGGAAGAAACTATAATCTCAAGTCATTTAGGAGTGACCTGATGGCTGGTCTCACTCTTGCAAGCCTCGGCATTCCGCAGGTGGTTGCATGATCTATATGAACTAGTGCTTGTTCTTCCAGTTTGCTACTGTTTTCTTAAAGGTTTTTGATCCTTGGCAGAGCATTGGATATGCTAATTTAGCTAAACTGGATCCTCAGTATGGCCTCTGTAAGTTATCATTCCATCTCTTGCCAAGTTTCAGATAAGATAGTCCTTCTGAACTCTTTCTGATGGCTGTCAAACTCCAATTTGATATCTAACTTCCATGGAATTTCATTGTGTGATAGATACAAGCTTTGTGCCACCTCTAATATATGCTGTGATGGGTACTTCAAGAGACATAGCAATTGGCCCGGTTGCTGTTATTTCTCTTCTTCTGTCGTCCATGGCTCAGAAAGTTGTTGATCCTTCTGTTGATCCTACTGCTTACAGAAAGCTTGTGATCACATCAACCTTCTTTGCTGGAGTCTTCCAAGCTTCATTTGGATTCTTCAGGTTACTGCTTCTTGCATTCCCAAGTTGTTTTACGGATCAAACTCTTGGTAAATTACTAAGGAATTCTTATTTCTATTCCAATGTTTTGCTGTTGTTCAGATTGGGCTTTATAGTGGACTTCCTTTCACATGCCACAATTGTGGGGTTCATGGGAGGAGCAGCAATTGTTATAGGACTGCAGCAGCTGAAAGGACTTCTTGGGATCAGTCACTTCACAAACAACACTGATGTTGTTTCGGTCGTCAAGGCTGTTTGGGTTGCAGTTCATCATTCTGTAAGTAATGGAAACTAGAAAGATTCCCATAACAAGACAAATAAGCTGTGATCAGCGAGCTTAATTCCAAAGTAATGATCCAAGATCTTGTCCTAAAATGCTCCATTTTTATGGAAAGGCAGCTGATCTACTCGTTCTAgctgaaagatcaagtaatatgttacAATGCTAGTAAATTTCGTTATATTGGCAAAATCTATATTAAAAATTCAATGAAGCCTAATCACAAAGTCACAATTTTTAGACCTCTGACATTATAATTTCTACTTTGAAGCTCTTCATaaactcttttatccattcttccAATCCGATGGACCAGCTGCCTTATATAACAGTAGATTGAATTTGAGTTTGCATCCAAGAACTAAGAACTTATATGTCAAAATCTTTCCAAAACATGAACATGAATATGATGGTTATTGCAATGAGTCAAGAAAGATTGCGACGAGTATTCATTTAACTTGAAATGATTTTTTGTCACTTCCTGATTACAGTGGCACCCCGACAATTTTCTCATTGGATGTTCATTCCTCATATTCATCCTTATTGTGAGATTCATAGTAAGTAATGCAAATTTTGTCTTTCTCACTTCTTAAAATTTTGAAGATTTCATATGAACATCAGCTGAAGAATCACATTATACCTTGAAATAGGGTATGAGGAAAAGGAAACTCTTCTGGTTGTCTGCCATAACTCCCCTGCTTTCAGTAATTATATCAACCCTTCTGGTATTCTTGACAAGAGCAGATAAACATGGTGTTAAAATCATTCAAAAAGTTAAAGAAGGATTGAATCCAAGTTCGGTCAAGGACATACAGCTGACTGGATCACATGTTGCGGAGTCAGCAAAGATTGGCCTCATTTGTGCAATCATAGCTCTCACAGTATGCCTCCTTGAACTTGATCAATACTGTTATCCTacattttttcttcatttcaaaGCAGAAATAACACAGTATGTCTCTTTTTCTTCAGGAGGCTATTGCTGTTGGCAGATCATTTGCTGCAGTAAAAGGATACCAACTGGATGGCAACAAGGAAATGGTAGCAATGGGCGTCATGAACCTTGCTGGATCCATGTCTTCCTGCTATGTTGCAACAGGTAAATTCAATGCTCAAATATTTATCAGAAGAGATCAGAGAATCCAAAAATTTCTAGAGAGAGAGATATAGATATCGGAAAATGCAACAGTCAAGATACTCTTCTTCAGGATTGATGACTGCATTAATTCATCTATGTTTTGGCTGATAGGAAGTCAATATTTGATTGATTCATTTCCTGGCTTGATATTGAtctgtgttttcttttatttttcatgaaataagATGGATCATGTATCTTGAAGCAATTACAGTAacttctattcttctctaagcAAAACAACTAGAACAACTTCCTCCTATTTATAATTTATCCTTCACTGAACCTAAATTTACAGGTTCATTCTCTCGGACGGCCGTAAATGTGAGTGCAGGTTGCAAAACAACAGTATCGAACATAGTCATGGCCATCACTGTGTTCATATCATTGCAATTGCTCATGAAGCTCTTATACTACACACCAGTTACTATACTCGCTTCGATTATTCTTTCGGCTCTCCCAGGCCTCATCGACATAAAAGAAGCTTACAACATCTGGAAAATTGACAAGATGGATTTCCTAGCTTGCTTTGGAGCATTTCTTGGTGTATTATTTGGATCAGTGGAAATTGGCCTTCTGACTGCAGTGAGATACTTGGAAATGAATCTTTCAGTTTTGTTTTCAAGCATACATGATTTCCCATATTCATATATATGATTGTTGATAGTAAACTAACTTTCCCAAGTGTTGTGAGCATGTTTAGTCCACAATTTCTAAGATAATTGATAGATAAGTACTTCAATTTTTCATTGTAAGTTCTATTCCTGACTATTGTCCATGACAAGATGAAAAGGAACATTTAAATGAATTTCCTGCATATTGTGATGACAAATACTTAGATCATTACTTCCTCATTTAATATAAATAGATCATTGCATGCTTTTCATTATCTGTCAAGTTatacaaaaagaataaaaaatggcAGCCATTGTTGCAATTGTTGATACCAAGTGAGCACCTTCTTTTCTattaattttcttcttttgaggatAATATGTTTGTCTTTCTATTATATGATCACAAGGAGACACATGTTTAGCAATACATTACATCGGAATACTTGAGTTTAAACTCCAATTTAGCTACTAGAAATCAATCTTCTTGAGAAAAGCTGAGAAGAAGTTTCTCAATGATTTTTAATTGTCACAGGTTCTCATCTCCTTTGCCAAGATCATCATAAGTGCACTTCGGCCTAGCGTAGAGATGCTTGGAAGGATCCAAGGGACAGACACATTCTGCAGCATGAGACAGTATCCATCAGCTGCGGAAACACCGAATTTGATGATACTCCGCATCGATTCACCGTTCCTTTGTTTCATGAATGCCAATTTCATAAGAGAAAGGTATGCTATAATCGATGAAGCTGATAAAACTTTCCTCTTAAATTGAAACTTAAACAGCATCAAACTTGTTGATCCAGGATTGTAAACTGGGTAACAGAAGGGCGCAACGCAATGAAGGAAGAAACCAAATCAGTCATCATCGACATGACAAGTAAGTTCATCGGCTCCAAGATAGCACACATCACACTCTCTGTTCTTCTTAGATATCATCATCTAGGTCTGAGCCATCTGGTTGCAGATGTTATAAACATTGACACATCAGGCATCTCAGCTCTTGAAGAAATCTACAAGAAGCTGGCCTCTGCTAGTGTTCAggtaaggggaaaaaaaaagaagtaaccTGTTTTCAGAACAATAAACAATGTTTTTAAATTTCTCTGATCACTCTTGAGGAACTTTCATAGTGACGTTTTCGGTGCAGCTAGCTGTAGTAAATCCCGGTTGGCAAGTGATTCACAAGATGAAGTTGGCCAGGCTTGTGGAGATGATTGGAGGAGCATGGATATTCCTCACTGTGGGTGAAGCTGTCGAAGCATTTCTTGGTGGTGCCAAGAAGGAAGACAACTGCAATGTTTGAAGCTGTATCACCTGTGTTGTAGCAATGGCTCTGTTGCTTGTGCTACAGAACTGAATTAGACCAACAATTCTCCTTTTTGCTTGTTGCAGTCCTATAGAAATCTGAGTGCTTATCCAGCAAATGTACCAAAACATGACAAATCTGTTCACCAAGGCCTTATGATCATACTAGTTATTGGATCTTTCTATAGATTTTGTTGCAAGTATTGTTCTCTGCATCAAGCAAAATTAGTAGATATCCTTCTTGATTTCTACCACTGCAAAACTGTTCTTGATAACGAGGTCAGACAGGTAGTTATTGGATCTTTTGTCTCTTGTTATCTTCAGGTCTATCTTACCTTCAGCGCTAAGTTACTGACATAGAACCAAAACACAGTCACTGACACAATGGATCTGACAGAACACTTTCCATGAACTGCTCTACCCCCAAAATATTCGAGCATGCAGCACAAGATGAAGACATTTATGATGAACAGCAAGGTAACTGTCTCTGCAAAAATCTTGTTTGTGTTCTCCTACTAATTACTTCGTCTGTTGCTGCTCCAAGAAATTAGCAGCTCAGTGCCTAATTTATGTAAGCTATGTACATTAGCATTATCTTTAATAGATCTTGCTTGTGATGTTTGATGCGAAGATGTCAGCGAACGGCGTTAGATTCGGATGCCCGTAGCAGCCATCGCAGAGCTCAGGGAACGCACACCTCGAAGATGGCGACAGCATCATCAATGGCGGCTCCGAGTATGCGATGCTCACCTCATCATCCTGTCGAGGCTCGCTTTCGGTCCTTGCGCTCCGCGACAATGGCGACGCTGATGGCGGCTGCTGCCCTGCTTCGGACTCCGGCGACTGCTCGTCCGCGTACACCAGCTGAAGCCTGAGCCGCCCGCCATCCCGGCTCACACGGAAACAGTCGTGCCGTTCCGATCTGAACTCCTTGATCACCAGGCGGCCGTCGTCGGCGGCCGGGACGCGCATCAGCTTCGACAGCATGCGGCAGCGCAGCCTCCCGGTGCTCGCTAGCGCCGGGATCGGCGGCGGGAACagccgccgctgccgcttccaCCCGTACGAGCCCACGCAGGCCCGCTCCACGTCGAAGTTGCACTCGGGCGCCGCCTCGCGCGCGGGTGCGACCGCTGAGAAGAAGATGCTGCGATGGACGCAGTAGGGCGGGCGTCCGTCGGCGTCGAGGGTGAGAAGCTTGAGGCCAAGTGGCTCATGCAGAAGCATGCAAGCTGGAGTAGCAGTAGCTGTAGCAGTAGCAATGGCgtgtctcctcttcctccagcAGAAGACACACCAAGGCATAGTCTGAAGACATGGCAGCAGAAAACTGAGCAACACAAAACACTAGTTTTGGGTTGATGCAAATAGGGAAGTCATCTCCTGCCCACTGTCAATGATTTCATGAACACATCTCAAGAAAATATACAGCAAAAAACCAATCAAATCATATAAGCAATACAAGTTTTTGATGCAGTAAATGAATCAACAAACACTGATGCATATCGAACAAAGATTAATAATTCAGAAGTTCATCATCACATCATTAGTTTAGAGGAAGAAAGGATCAATGATATTAGAGGAAGAAAGGATCCGTACCAGTCTCCTCCTCCCCTTTGTGATCACCACCATTGTCAACCCTTTAATTTGAGAGAAAAGGTGATGCAAAATTAATATAGGAAAAGTGAGATTGTAATTGTAAGTGTTTCCATCTAATTATAACTCAACTCCTAATCAATTAGGAAAACCATCCAGACTCCAACTATCACCTCTAATCAAACTCTATTTAGTGCAATTTCTGATCTAAGATTAAATTCAACTCCTAATCCAATTAGGAAAGCCAACCAAACTCAATTTCTGATCTAAGATTAAATTCAAACACAATTAAAAGAAACACATACAAAAAT encodes:
- the LOC135628864 gene encoding sulfate transporter 2.1-like, which produces MGSLENEPPSAADHGFKGSTRPETFLLVLNAPQPPSLWQELSGSVRGAIFPRGNQPSSLTKWAISVLHGLFPVLHWGRNYNLKSFRSDLMAGLTLASLGIPQSIGYANLAKLDPQYGLYTSFVPPLIYAVMGTSRDIAIGPVAVISLLLSSMAQKVVDPSVDPTAYRKLVITSTFFAGVFQASFGFFRLGFIVDFLSHATIVGFMGGAAIVIGLQQLKGLLGISHFTNNTDVVSVVKAVWVAVHHSWHPDNFLIGCSFLIFILIVRFIGMRKRKLFWLSAITPLLSVIISTLLVFLTRADKHGVKIIQKVKEGLNPSSVKDIQLTGSHVAESAKIGLICAIIALTEAIAVGRSFAAVKGYQLDGNKEMVAMGVMNLAGSMSSCYVATGSFSRTAVNVSAGCKTTVSNIVMAITVFISLQLLMKLLYYTPVTILASIILSALPGLIDIKEAYNIWKIDKMDFLACFGAFLGVLFGSVEIGLLTAVLISFAKIIISALRPSVEMLGRIQGTDTFCSMRQYPSAAETPNLMILRIDSPFLCFMNANFIRERIVNWVTEGRNAMKEETKSVIIDMTNVINIDTSGISALEEIYKKLASASVQLAVVNPGWQVIHKMKLARLVEMIGGAWIFLTVGEAVEAFLGGAKKEDNCNV